The Lacerta agilis isolate rLacAgi1 chromosome 14, rLacAgi1.pri, whole genome shotgun sequence sequence tcatttatttttttcttcctccactCCTTTCCTTTATAGATGTTATTTTCTATTCTACAAAGCAAAAATGATGGCTCCAAATGAAGACTGGATGACCAGTGAGGAATGCAGCTTACTGCAAAAGCATATTGGATTTTTCACTTTCCCATAATCTGCACCATGTCATGGTTTCCTAACATTATCACCATGATTTGTGATGCATCTTAAGATCAACCTGAGATGCTGTTGTCACAACCAGAAGCATTCCTTTTTGAAAAGCATTCCAAAACATAGTGTATTAAGGCATAGCAATTTTAAAGGTTTGTGCAGTATATTGTTCCTATCACAATTCCTTTGGGTCTGGTTAGCATTACAGAAACAAcataattgggggagggggaatgaccATCCCCTTTGCTTGACTTCTtagtaaataaaaaaatggcaTGGAGAAACAGTAGTGATGTCACTGAGTTTATTTTGTTGGGGTTTTCTGATCTTCttcagctgcagcttctgctttTTCTGGTATTTGCGATTATGTATATTGTAACCTTATTGGGAAATATCACCATCATTTTGCTCACAATTACGGATCCAGCCCTTCAAAACCCCATGTATTTCTTTCTCAGGAATTTGTCTTTCTTGGAGATCTGCTTCACTCTAGTTATAGTCCCTCAAATGTTGGTGAACCTCCTTTCAGAGAACAAAACCATTTCCTTCCCTGGGTGTGTCAtgcaaatgtatttctttttcttctttggaagTTCTGAGTGTTTTCTCCTGGCTTCGATGGCTTATGACCGCTATATAGCCATATGCCGCCCTTTGCACTATACAGTAATTATGAAAAAGAGGTTTTGTATCCATCTGGCCCTGTTCTCTTGGTGCTCAGGAATTCCAGTGGGGACAGTTCAGACAACATGGCTATTTAGTTTCCCATTCTGTGGTCCCAATAAGGTCAATCACTTTTTTTGTGACAGCCCACCGGTGTTAAAACTAGTCTGTGCAGACACTTATCTGTTTGAGCTGTATGCTGTCACAGGGACTATTGTAATTGTACTATCCCCATTTATCCTAATCTTGGTCTCCTATGTTTATATCATCACTACGATCTTACGAATGCCATCAGCCGAAGGCAGACACAAAGCCTTTTCCACTTGCTCCTCACATCTTGTTGTGGCGACTTTGTTCTACGGTACAGCTGGGTTAACTTATTTCCGACCCAAATCCAGTTATTCTCCAAACACCCAAAAGCTGTTGTCCTTATCATACACAGTTGTCACTCCCATGCTTAATCCCATCATCTACAGTTTGAGAAACAAGGAAGTGAAAGAAGCCATGAAAAGACTTTTGAGTAGAAAAACACTGCAATTGTAGCTGTAATCGCATGAAAGACTGGAAGGGTTCCAGGGATGTAGTTCAGTAGTGGtgtatctgttttgcatgcagaaggacacaGGTTGAGTCTCCAACAGTGACAAAAAGGGCTAAGAGAAAATCagtgtctgaaatcttggagatcCACTCATAGacaatgtagacaatattgaactagatgaacTAGTGGTTTGACTGCAtatggcaacttcctatgttcctcactCACCTGCACCTACCCTACAAAGGTAACAGACTGAAGTATCCCTTCATCATTTCTTGTTGTTGCATTTTAACTTATCTCCctgttttgaaaatatattttgagAATTAGATATAAAGTTATAAGTGACCCCCTCTGTTGCTCTGTGATTGAGGATCTTGATAGAAAATGCTGTATTCGTAGAAACAGATAAATGTTAGGGCTGGATCCACTCAGTTCCTTAGCCTGCCATAAAGTCAATGCTATGCTGACATTGTTTAGCTCCAGttctcatcagcaccagccaacatggtcaaagGACATGAAggatgagagctgcagtccagcatctGGAGACAAGCCCTGCACAGCTATTGTGAATGCAGCTCTCCACTCACTGGAGGACTGTCAACAGGGAAGGAGGGATCAGGATGCACAGGGAAGGAATTGGGgacaatgtgaaaaatgaatggaCCAAGCACTTCTTGGTGGttgttaaaaatattttgtgCCAGTGCTTGTCAGTGCTGCAAATAAGAACATGTATGTGTTAGGTTGGTTGGTTTATGTATTTCCTATATATGAACTTCagtgtttgattttttaaaaattgtctcaAGGTGTTGGATCCAAAGATTCTTGTCCTCCTTTGAAACACACTTCTTCCAGTGGAATGATCTTCCTTGGAAGAAGCTCCTTCTGTTGGAGAAAAGCAGCCTTTCAATGCAACCCATTATGGGTTGCTATCACAATGAAGTGACAGTTTCCTATAAAACTGATAATTTATACAGCATACTATGCCATGCTAagaacataaaatcatagagttggggagttggaagggacctcaagggtcatctaggccaactacctgcaatgcaggaacattttgcccaacatgggtctcaCGTTGCTTCCACCATGTGATCTGAGCCTGCATCTTGGGTACTATTGGGGGGTGGTGGGAATACAGCCCCCTAGTACTGATGACAAAATGCACAGCTGATGAGGACAGAAACCTATATCAGAATTAAAATTAATCTAGACTGTTAATCTATTGTGGATAGGGGAAACAGCATATTACTTTAAACATGTTCTATTCCACCCACAAAATGTCAGTAGGGAAAACATCCCTGTTAACA is a genomic window containing:
- the LOC117058571 gene encoding olfactory receptor 10A4-like, whose translation is MAWRNSSDVTEFILLGFSDLLQLQLLLFLVFAIMYIVTLLGNITIILLTITDPALQNPMYFFLRNLSFLEICFTLVIVPQMLVNLLSENKTISFPGCVMQMYFFFFFGSSECFLLASMAYDRYIAICRPLHYTVIMKKRFCIHLALFSWCSGIPVGTVQTTWLFSFPFCGPNKVNHFFCDSPPVLKLVCADTYLFELYAVTGTIVIVLSPFILILVSYVYIITTILRMPSAEGRHKAFSTCSSHLVVATLFYGTAGLTYFRPKSSYSPNTQKLLSLSYTVVTPMLNPIIYSLRNKEVKEAMKRLLKNAVFVETDKC